From uncultured Roseateles sp., the proteins below share one genomic window:
- a CDS encoding response regulator: MSNKGKILVVDDDRLVLATLTHGLAQAGYDVIDADNGDDAILLAREHRPELALLDIRMEGMSGFDVAAYLREYLQIPFMFLSAFADEDTVNQVKALGAVAYLVKPLDIHQIVPAVEAAFAQTRERTPRAIDEPVAQASNPELQIVSVAVGVLMHRYSLSRSEALARLRQMGDGGSLEQQALRLVEAVELLALPGAVR, from the coding sequence GTGAGCAACAAAGGGAAGATCCTCGTCGTTGATGATGACCGGCTGGTGCTGGCGACGCTGACGCATGGCCTGGCGCAAGCCGGCTACGACGTGATCGACGCCGACAACGGCGACGACGCCATCCTGCTCGCACGCGAGCACCGGCCCGAGCTGGCCCTGCTGGACATTCGCATGGAAGGCATGAGCGGCTTCGATGTCGCCGCCTATCTGCGCGAGTATCTGCAGATCCCCTTCATGTTCCTGTCCGCCTTCGCCGACGAGGACACCGTCAACCAGGTCAAGGCCCTGGGCGCGGTGGCCTATCTGGTCAAGCCGCTGGACATCCACCAGATCGTGCCGGCCGTCGAGGCTGCCTTTGCGCAGACGCGCGAACGCACGCCTCGGGCAATCGACGAGCCGGTGGCCCAGGCCTCCAACCCGGAGCTGCAGATAGTGTCGGTCGCGGTGGGCGTGCTGATGCATCGCTATTCGCTGTCACGCAGCGAGGCCCTGGCCCGCTTGCGGCAGATGGGCGACGGCGGCTCGCTGGAGCAGCAGGCCCTGCGCCTGGTCGAGGCGGTGGAGTTGCTGGCCTTGCCGGGTGCGGTGCGCTGA
- a CDS encoding ATP-binding protein gives MSERREGGRRRPWWGAGLLLALLVTVLLALGLRDGLAATPSSAAPAWLLVLPLSLLCGVLLLLFAALGWHMGVRMTRQRLQEPLRDARVQLQSLSQLLPDWQWQTDAEHHLVRWQAPLGVPASSWIGAAATQTLWERFMLVGPDLDPAPASRLHLRLDERVPLQDVVVQAQLEQGAAAQFSGRWRLRGVPCFDGAGRFSGYLGTAHALTPGLAAAQVAADQLQWLQALPGPALLLLEQKSGALELLNVNSAAATLLGRRAEELPGLSWTQCRELLPGQVREALAAVADGEPAPCGAWVLCRTPLAQNSEGRQLLVSLWPQAAAAAGEQQQQQTLSDHESFSFTVSHDLRAPIRVVEGFTRILKEDYGRLLDRIGNDHLDRVMGAAARMNSMIDALLALAQLSTQPLARQPVNLSQLARYIFDDLQRNAPERRVEVEVAPDMQVHGDPTLLRVALENLLGNAWKYSAKCEISRISFEHGLHDGRQVYLVRDNGAGFDMRFADRLFGVFQRLHSASDFQGTGVGLASVRRIIRRHGGDIWAESEVGRGASFYFTLPMR, from the coding sequence GTGAGTGAACGGCGTGAGGGCGGCAGGCGCCGCCCCTGGTGGGGGGCAGGTCTGCTGCTGGCCCTGCTGGTGACTGTGCTGCTGGCCCTGGGCCTGCGGGACGGCCTGGCCGCGACCCCATCATCGGCCGCGCCGGCCTGGTTGCTGGTGCTGCCGCTGAGCCTGCTGTGCGGCGTGCTGCTGCTGCTGTTCGCGGCGCTGGGCTGGCACATGGGCGTGCGTATGACGCGCCAGCGTCTGCAGGAGCCTTTGCGCGACGCCCGGGTGCAGCTGCAAAGCCTGTCGCAGCTGCTGCCCGACTGGCAGTGGCAGACCGATGCCGAGCACCATCTGGTGCGCTGGCAGGCCCCTCTGGGCGTGCCGGCCTCGAGCTGGATAGGCGCTGCCGCCACTCAGACGCTGTGGGAGCGTTTCATGCTCGTGGGGCCAGATCTTGACCCGGCCCCGGCCAGCCGCCTGCACCTGCGTCTGGACGAGCGGGTGCCACTGCAGGACGTGGTCGTGCAGGCGCAGCTGGAGCAGGGCGCGGCGGCGCAGTTCTCTGGGCGCTGGCGCCTGCGTGGCGTGCCCTGTTTCGACGGTGCAGGCCGCTTCAGCGGCTATCTGGGCACGGCCCATGCGCTGACGCCCGGCCTGGCCGCCGCGCAAGTCGCCGCCGACCAGTTGCAGTGGCTGCAGGCCCTGCCAGGGCCGGCGCTGCTGCTGCTCGAGCAGAAGAGTGGCGCACTGGAGTTGCTGAATGTGAACAGTGCCGCCGCCACCCTGCTGGGCCGCCGCGCCGAAGAGCTGCCCGGCCTGAGCTGGACCCAGTGCCGAGAGCTGCTGCCGGGCCAGGTGCGCGAGGCGCTGGCTGCGGTGGCCGATGGCGAACCCGCACCCTGCGGTGCCTGGGTGCTTTGCCGCACGCCGCTGGCCCAGAACAGCGAGGGCCGGCAGCTGCTGGTGTCGCTGTGGCCGCAGGCCGCGGCGGCGGCGGGCGAGCAGCAGCAGCAACAGACGCTCAGCGACCACGAGTCGTTCAGCTTCACCGTTTCGCACGATCTGCGTGCACCGATACGCGTGGTCGAGGGCTTCACCCGCATCCTGAAGGAAGACTACGGCCGCTTGCTGGACCGCATCGGCAACGACCATCTGGACCGGGTGATGGGCGCGGCGGCGCGCATGAACAGCATGATAGACGCGCTGCTGGCCCTGGCTCAGCTGTCGACCCAGCCGCTGGCGCGGCAGCCGGTCAATCTGAGCCAGCTCGCACGCTACATCTTCGACGACCTGCAACGCAATGCGCCGGAACGACGGGTCGAGGTGGAGGTGGCGCCCGATATGCAGGTCCATGGCGACCCGACCCTGCTGCGCGTGGCGCTGGAGAATCTGCTGGGCAATGCCTGGAAGTACAGCGCCAAATGCGAGATCTCGCGTATCAGCTTCGAGCATGGGCTGCACGATGGCCGCCAGGTCTATCTGGTGCGTGACAACGGTGCCGGCTTCGACATGCGCTTCGCTGACCGCCTGTTCGGTGTGTTCCAGCGCCTGCACAGCGCCAGCGACTTCCAGGGCACCGGCGTCGGCCTGGCCTCGGTGCGGCGCATCATCCGCCGCCATGGCGGCGATATCTGGGCGGAGTCGGAGGTGGGGCGGGGCGCGAGCTTCTACTTCACCTTGCCGATGCGCTGA
- a CDS encoding response regulator, producing MKPIIDAYRLMFARDQPSQTPLRLRPGVAATPAHRAAEAGVSAVLRGMQVLWDGLPGALLVFDLDHGTLLHRNTAASRLLGMGSPQAPLDPALSAWRQRQQSQDWAEQPAAPEELRLEQDRGERWLQLQRQALHLADPPMSLGLVSLIDVTPRRQLERALQESDTRFREVTEAMRESLFVTNLAWDTLYFSSPLLLEILGLQASALSQGPAIIRSRVHPDDLKRYDQRLEQQSAEARHLPVDIVIRILHPAKGQRWMRLRTRIQPHGAQGQLRIYGMVGDVTEAHERQRELKRARDLAEAASLAKSEFMANMSHEIRTPMNGILGMSELLIGTALSAQQSRYAKAVQRSGETLLRIINDILDLSRVEAGKLELEHADFELRAVVEDTLEMLAPRAYEKGLELNFRERPGLPELVHGDALRLRQVLINLIANAIKFTDSGEVLVQLDGLEGVGGEAGRWMLEFQVIDTGIGIAPDVQPRLFTAFTQANGSLSRRYGGTGLGLAISRQLVELMGGQISVHSRPGQGSQFVFSLAVQAAARPGLPPPPKLPGAAGRALVVHGHDNSGQILKSQLEQWGYQTSLATAADAALALLRKQQGASQPFELGVLALGDSDCLDFMRALGEQGLRGSTRWLLLSTQADGLFQHRALAAGCHQVLGKPLRREELRLALLGRSKPAAASSKGLRGNLNFRVLVIEDNPVNQEVIGQMLTQLGCQVELSSDALSGLKALCEHEFDLVMMDIQMPGMDGIEALGWFRRGPNARFPFRTPPQTKVAAVTANALGGDEQRLRGLGFDDYLSKPFRQNQLQELLARCLLASGAHTGADTVPEESSTLSDGLFAMNAPHSPPASPITLDAHALDRLRELDPSGNNRLLARVAAAFIGSLDRLMPDLQAARTEVPNLAAIRHVAHTLKSSSASIGALDLSRRCAEIEQLARDGQVEGLEALLDGMQSDVEHVRLALHALLSGPQ from the coding sequence ATGAAACCAATCATTGACGCCTATCGCCTGATGTTTGCCCGAGATCAGCCGTCGCAAACCCCGCTGCGCCTGCGGCCGGGGGTCGCCGCCACGCCTGCCCATCGAGCGGCCGAGGCCGGGGTGTCTGCCGTGCTGCGCGGCATGCAGGTGCTGTGGGACGGCCTGCCCGGCGCGCTGCTGGTGTTCGATCTGGACCATGGCACCCTGCTGCATCGCAACACCGCTGCCAGCCGTCTGCTCGGCATGGGCTCGCCACAGGCGCCGCTGGACCCGGCACTGTCGGCCTGGCGCCAGCGCCAGCAGTCGCAGGATTGGGCCGAGCAGCCCGCGGCTCCGGAAGAGTTGCGCCTGGAGCAGGATCGCGGCGAGCGCTGGCTGCAACTGCAGCGCCAGGCCTTGCACCTGGCCGACCCGCCGATGAGCCTGGGCCTGGTCAGCCTGATCGACGTGACACCACGCCGCCAGCTGGAGCGGGCCCTGCAGGAGAGCGACACGCGTTTTCGCGAGGTCACCGAGGCCATGCGTGAAAGCCTGTTCGTCACCAACCTGGCCTGGGACACGCTGTACTTCAGCTCACCGCTGCTGCTCGAGATCCTGGGCCTGCAGGCCTCGGCACTGAGCCAGGGGCCGGCCATCATCCGCAGCCGCGTCCATCCCGATGACCTGAAGCGCTATGACCAGCGGCTGGAACAGCAAAGCGCCGAGGCGCGGCACTTGCCGGTGGACATCGTCATACGCATCCTGCACCCGGCCAAGGGCCAGCGCTGGATGCGGCTGCGCACCCGCATCCAGCCCCATGGCGCCCAGGGCCAGCTGCGCATCTACGGCATGGTCGGCGACGTCACCGAGGCCCATGAGCGCCAGCGCGAACTCAAGCGCGCCCGCGACCTGGCCGAGGCCGCCAGCCTGGCCAAGAGCGAGTTCATGGCCAATATGAGCCACGAGATACGCACGCCGATGAATGGCATCCTGGGCATGAGCGAGTTGCTGATCGGCACCGCGCTGAGCGCCCAGCAGTCGCGCTATGCCAAGGCGGTGCAGCGCTCGGGCGAGACCCTGCTGCGCATCATCAACGACATCCTGGACCTGTCACGCGTCGAGGCCGGCAAGCTGGAACTGGAGCATGCCGACTTCGAGCTGCGTGCCGTGGTCGAGGACACCCTGGAGATGCTGGCCCCCCGTGCCTACGAAAAGGGTCTGGAGCTGAACTTCCGCGAGCGCCCCGGCCTGCCCGAGCTGGTGCATGGCGATGCACTGCGCCTGCGCCAGGTCTTGATCAATCTGATTGCCAACGCGATCAAGTTCACCGACAGCGGCGAAGTGCTGGTACAGCTGGACGGCCTGGAGGGCGTGGGAGGCGAGGCCGGCCGCTGGATGCTGGAGTTCCAGGTCATTGATACCGGCATCGGCATCGCCCCGGACGTGCAACCCCGCCTGTTCACCGCCTTCACCCAGGCCAATGGCAGCCTGTCGCGCCGCTATGGCGGCACCGGCCTGGGCCTGGCCATCTCGCGCCAGCTGGTCGAGCTGATGGGCGGGCAGATCTCGGTGCACAGCCGCCCCGGCCAGGGTTCGCAGTTCGTGTTCAGCCTGGCCGTGCAGGCGGCGGCAAGGCCGGGCCTGCCGCCGCCACCGAAACTCCCGGGCGCCGCCGGCCGGGCCCTGGTCGTCCACGGCCACGACAACAGCGGCCAGATCCTGAAAAGCCAGCTGGAGCAATGGGGCTATCAGACCAGCCTGGCCACGGCTGCCGATGCGGCCCTGGCCTTGCTGCGCAAGCAGCAAGGCGCAAGCCAGCCGTTCGAACTGGGTGTGCTTGCCCTGGGCGACTCCGACTGCCTGGACTTCATGCGGGCGCTCGGCGAACAGGGCCTGCGCGGCTCCACGCGCTGGCTGTTGCTGTCCACCCAGGCCGACGGCCTGTTCCAGCACCGCGCGCTGGCCGCCGGCTGCCACCAGGTGCTGGGCAAGCCGCTGCGCCGCGAGGAGCTGCGTCTGGCGCTGCTGGGCCGCAGCAAGCCCGCCGCGGCCTCGAGCAAGGGGCTGCGGGGAAATCTGAATTTCCGTGTGCTGGTAATCGAAGACAATCCGGTCAATCAGGAAGTCATCGGCCAGATGCTCACTCAACTTGGCTGCCAGGTCGAGTTGAGTTCGGACGCGCTGAGCGGCCTGAAGGCCTTGTGCGAGCATGAATTCGATCTGGTGATGATGGACATACAAATGCCCGGCATGGATGGCATCGAGGCGCTGGGCTGGTTCAGGCGCGGTCCGAACGCGCGTTTCCCCTTCCGTACGCCGCCGCAGACCAAGGTGGCTGCGGTGACGGCCAATGCGCTGGGCGGAGATGAGCAGCGGCTGCGCGGCCTGGGTTTCGATGACTACCTGTCCAAGCCGTTTCGGCAAAATCAGTTGCAAGAGTTGCTGGCACGTTGCCTGCTTGCCTCTGGCGCCCATACCGGCGCCGACACTGTGCCCGAGGAATCAAGTACCCTGAGTGATGGATTGTTTGCCATGAATGCACCCCATTCCCCACCCGCCAGCCCCATCACCCTGGACGCCCATGCGCTGGACCGGCTGCGCGAACTCGACCCCAGCGGCAACAACCGCCTGCTGGCCCGGGTGGCGGCGGCCTTTATCGGTTCGCTGGATCGGCTGATGCCCGATTTGCAGGCCGCCCGCACCGAAGTCCCCAATTTAGCGGCCATACGTCACGTCGCTCATACATTAAAGTCGTCCTCGGCGAGCATAGGCGCCCTGGATTTGTCCAGGCGCTGTGCTGAAATAGAGCAGCTGGCGCGCGACGGTCAGGTCGAGGGCCTGGAAGCGCTGCTGGACGGCATGCAGTCGGATGTGGAACATGTGCGCCTTGCACTGCATGCTCTTTTGTCGGGACCCCAATGA